The sequence GAAGATGTCCTCTGAGAATTAAGGTGGTAAAGCGACTGATTAAATATTGGCACATCCTTGCAGTACCTAAAATATTAAGCGCTAAATTATCAacagtttatttatttcaatactgaaaggcCTCAGGCCTATAGTATAAAACACACATCATACTACTCATGATATAAAGTAGTATAATATCATGGAGTCATATCATACCATATAATGCTATATCACGTCATATTAGATCATATGATATCAGATGgtaccatgtcatgtcatgtcgtaTCATATATGTTCTCACATCGGAAATAGTATCATACCATATCATAATACATCATATCATCGTCTCACGTCATAtcctatatatcatatgtcaaagATCAGCTTGTACATCATATATAATGGCATATCAAATCATATACATGACATTTTAGCAAATGTAATATAGTATCATGCTAAATCACTCACTTCTCGATATCACACATATCTTTATATCATTTGTAGGGCGCACTCCATATACATATCATTTATAGAAGAATTGTCTGGATAGCATAGCTTTGTGAAtaaaaattgcaatattttggatTACCTTTTCATTTGAACACGTCAACAGTGAAGAGAATTTGGCAATCGATTGGCTAAATTATCTCACACTTTACAGCCTTTGTTACATAACGAAAAAGCACTATGGCTATCAAGATAGGTGGTTTTGTCGAATGTACCGTCCTTAAATCATGTAGGTCGTGATAATATTTTCAGACGCACAGAATGTGTTAACACTCAATGGATGGCCTTAAAGGTAGAACTAGTTTTAAGAGATCAATTTACTCAGAGCTTGTAGTCTTTAATGAATAACAGCTCCAAAGGTCTTTATTATAGGACACTCTCTAACATGTGAACGTTCTCTCCCAACCAATGTTTATACGCCAATTCTGAAATTCAGAACAACTAACCACCTTCTACCCATTCAGATCGGCCGTTGGGAGGGTATGACGAGAGAAAGTAGAACACCCACTGAGACCGGCTGctgggagggtataacaagagaaagtAGAACACCCACTGAGACCGGCTGctgggagggtataacaagagaaagtAGAACACCCACTGAGACCGGCTGctgggagggtataacaagacaAAGTAGAACACCCACTGAGACCGGCCGCTGGGATggtataacaagagaaagtAGAACACCCACTGAGACCGGCCGctgggagggtataacaagagaaagtAGAACACCCACTGAGACCGGCCGctgggagggtataacaagagaaagtAGAACACCCACTGAGACCGGCTGctgggagggtataacaagagaaagtAGAACACCCACTGAGACCGGCCGctgggagggtataacaagagaaagtAGAACACCCACTGAGACCGGCTGctgggagggtataacaagagaaagtAGAACACCCACTGAGACCGGCTGctgggagggtataacaagagaaagtAGAACACCCACTGAGACCGGCCGCTGGgggggtataacaagagaaagtAGAACACCCACTGAGACCGGCTGCTGGGAGGGTGTAACAAGAGAAAGTAGAACACCCACTGAGACCGGCCGctgggagggtataacaagagaaagtAGAACACCCACTGAGACCGGCCGCTGGGATggtataacaagagaaagtAGAACACCCACTGAGACCGGCCGctgggagggtataacaagagaaagtAGAACACCCACTGAGACCGGCTGctgggagggtataacaagagaaagtAGAACACCCACTGAGACCGGCTGctgggagggtataacaagacaAAGTAGAACACCCACTGAGACCGGCTGCTGGGAGAGTGTAACAAGAGAAAGTAGAACACCCACTGAGACCGGCCGctgggagggtataacaagagaaagtAGAACACCCACTGAGACCGGCTGCTgcgagggtataacaagagaaagtAGAACACCCACTGAGACCGGCCGCttggagggtataacaagagaacataaaacatgtaagttatgcgactccccaggaatagccgatgaacttcattatttactgCGATGTAGTTACTTCATCAATATTTGACTAAAGTATATTGCTTCACGATACCTCAAATGGAAAAATTTGGCTGCCTTCAAGCAACTAATGTGTACAAAGAAAACTGCAGAATTGAAAAGCTCTCGCATTTCATTCTATACTATTGCTGTTTCAACACTAACTATGCCCCATCTCGTCATTTTCTATGCAAACCGATATTTTCTACTCTTGTACCACCGCTAGGTGGTTGAAGGAGAATAAAGAAGCTTGCTGCCCATCTGACTCAGGTGACGCAGTGTACTGTACATAGTTGATGATTCCATGATACAACGCTGGTGTTTTATGGGTAGGTGAAGACGGCTACATCAACGTTGGTTCATACCTTCGTCATATTTAGGTATTTGGATTTGGTCCATGTCTGGCACTGTTGCGTTTGACACACAATCTCGAAACATCTCCCCTGCAGTATACGAAGATCAGTCATCATGCATTCTCTCAGCATGCATGTCCATCCTGTTCTGGTACAGCCTTGACATTCCTCCAGCCCAACAGCTAGAAGTAAGACACGGTATATCAAGTGACACTCTTCTGTCTTACAGTCAAGTAGTTTTTGATACTTGTGAGTGCCGTACGAATTACAACTGCCTATAGCACTTGTCCCTTATCTTTACATACAGTGAGATAAAGCGTTGTGTCCACGTGAAGATTTGGGTTTCATGTTAATTGCCAGGGTCCTGTTGTTCAAAAACCCAAAGCTCCGTTAACCTTAATATTGTGTTAACGTCAGGAGATCGAACACCAGTTCCCCACAGTTCCGTTAACCTTAATATTGTGTTAACGTCAGAAGAGCGAACACCTGTTCCCCAAAGCTCCGTTAACCTCACCAAGTGATAGGACTATGTTAACTTTACGTAACGTTACCATTAGTTCAAGATCTAGCTCCATGGTGACAACGAGGTGTTCACCATCGTCCCTTTGTTTTGTTACCTCAGTGATGGATTTCTGGCCAAGAATGTCagcattttcataaaacatggtCTCAATCACACTCGCTTCTTATTCTTCTGTGctgtttttttctctcttttcattttcttttcttagaatCAGTGGTTATTCAGGTGATCATCTGAGGAACATGTTTTAGCAATGCCATTTTGACAGGGAATCATGGGAATCATTCGTCAGCTTGTTTAATGCTTGTGTTTAACGGTGTGCTATTTAAAATGGCGTTTTGAAGAACTGGGCCCATGTCTTAAGCATCAGAGAATCTGTGCCAGAAAATTAGCatgattgtttgttggtttgttttgtgttcaacgtcgcactcagcaatattacagttgtACAGGTGTCCATCAGATTACACAGGTGACGTCACTTCCTGTCATGACAAACGGCTCTAGGGTATCCATGACATTAGGCAGGTGACGTCACTTCCTGTGATGATGAATGGGTCCAGGGAACGGGAATAGGAATTCATCACATTAGACAGGTGGCTTACTGCAAGAGATAATGAAGGAGGCTCATCTTGACGCTCATCAGAAACTTTTCTGGACTTAATACATTACACCGACCGGTAGATGACTGTCCACCACATGAGATAGGGGGCTTACTGCAAGAGATAATGAAGGAGCCTCATCTTGACGCTCATCAGAAACTTTTCTGGACGTAATACGTTACACCGACTGGTAGATGACTGTACATCACATTATTTACCCATCACATAATTTACATTAGATTGTCAGGTTCATATAACTGGAGACAGTGTTAGAAGACGCCAGTGAACCATACACTATGCCTGGAAATAAGtaaatcgcaaatcaaaagtctTCACTATCCTCCAACTATATATACCGAGGCATCATACGCGAAAACTGTTAGTTCAGTTCGTACAGGTGACAGTGACCCAGCTTATAAATATCATAGAAGCTGGCATTGCTCACGTGGAACCTGCAACATTCCAGTGAGCATGTTCGACCTGATAATTGTCCAGGAAAACCGCAAGATGTAAACAAAGCCATTAATCCTACGTTCTTGTAAATCTACCGGTAAAAGGACTTTGGGTTCTCTTATATTTTATATTCAGTAAGTAATCCCAGACGTTGCCTTTGCCATCAATGCATGCAAACGTCCCTGATGTCACAAATCGCCAGCACGAGTGTCCAGCTACAGCAGTTTTTTCTTCAAGATGTTCACTAACtcccaaaatatttttgtgacctCATCCCAAACTTCGCCTCCGGACCTACAAACTATAACTTAAGAAATAACTCTGATATGCTAGGAATTTACAATGAAACTGCCTCTTATACACGGGCATCGCAATACCTAAATGGACCATCCGTCTGTGATTACATATCACAACGCTTTACAAATTCCAAATCGTCATATAGTCTCACACAACTTAAATACTTAATTACAAAAACCGAAAATAAGACTTGCATTGACCTTAATTATGGCACTCGTGTTTGTCAAATTGTTCACTGCCGCCTCAGGTTcggaaaactcaactcactcactcacatataacAGACATTCCGTGTTGCTCATGTCGATAACAGAGTAAACAAACTCTACACTATTTCCTCACTTAATGTGGTAATGATACTCAGATAAGACTAAGTAGAAAGGTAGTCTTACGTTATTGATACTAAacatgttgttttattgtcttttAATGCCAGCATATTACTCTTGTTCTCATCGACCAATGGCTGtattattgccgatgtgatgtaaCATTCACgcacctgtctgtctgtatgagaCGAGTGGTAGATCATCACAGCACGAGGAATCTTCGTCATCTCTTTATGGCAGAGAGTGGTCTTGTCATTATGTCTTCTGGCATCTACTCAAGGCTACTCGAGGCTTCCCCACACATCGGTGCCATCGAGGATACAGACTACATTCTCCACACCCGAGTCACCAGCCGAAAGAGATACACGAGAAACTGTTCTAAAATTGTCTAGATAATAAACATAATTTCATAAAGTGGTTACCATGCCAACATTTGACTGTGACTGTAAGACGGCCATGTTTTCAGAGAGGATATCAACCAAGACAGATATACACAGTTTCACAAATATCTGGCATTGTGACTGTAATAGCACTATAATGTCTTTAGACACACGATAGGATTGTAATGACTTTAGTTACACggtagtattgtaatatgttgtcacacgatatgattgtaaggcctttagttacacggtagtattgtaatatgttgtcacacgacACTATTGTAATGACTTTAGTTACACAACAGTGAAATGTCTAGAGACTGTCGTATACATCTTATGACGCACATGCCCGTCTCATAAAATCTGTCACAATGTTCACGATGCTTACTTAAAGAAAAAGAAGCATACAGCAACAATAACATTTACAAGAGTAAAAGGCAAATAACGCGATCGGTTCGTCcgattcactgacttggttcacacacgtcatcgtatcccagtattGCATACATctaagctcatgctgttgatcacaggattgtctggtccaaactcgaatatttacagtcgtcataaaactggaatattgctgagagctaaactcactcaaacgaGGTTAGGAGAGCAGAGGACAAAAGGATCATTCTCTATTCTGTTTTTTGTCGTaagttcttgtgtgtgttttgaatgaatgattatcctgtctttgcatgtgttttcaaCGTTTTTCACTGTTGGTGCAAAATACACTCATCTTTTTGACACCTCTGTCATAACGGCTAATCATTGATCATTACATACCCATGATTTGATATCGTACAATCGACTCTTCTTTCAGAAGAGAACTCTGATTGCTATTATTATGGGTATGGTGAATGATTCGAGACGCTAAAGACAGTTTTTAAATCTTCCAAAGCTGAATTATATGAGACGTGAAGAAACtcaatggagtgagtgagtttagtttcgcgcccctttcagcaatattccagcaatctggTCCACCGCCGCCATCTCCGATACCGGAAATGGATTCCATACAAGGCACCCATGTGGAGAAGCGAACCCGAGTCTTTAGCGTAAAGAGCGAACCCGTTAATCACAAAACTACCTCACCGACCCTGAATATGAGTCATTGACAAAGAACATTAAACATGACCATTTTCTGTGTTTCTTCACAATCGAGTAATCTGTGTTAGTCAGTAACGTTCTAAAGAGTGTTTGGTTTACCACAGTTTGGAGCAGCATTAGATCTAGGTGCATTGTGTTACGACAGTGGTAAGCACTAAGGAATGCACCTCTCCGCCATCTTTCTCGATGACACGCAGTAGtctatagtggttaaagcgattgcCTCTCACGCCGAGGACAAtaagcacaatgtgtgaggcccatctCTGTGTCCCTTCTGttttactgctgaaatattgctaaaagcgacgtgaaACTAAAGACACTAACGCAGTCACACAATAAGTTTTCCACCACTGTCCACTGTACTCCATTTACTGTGCAGCAAGTCATCATATGTCTGAATGGATGTTGATTTCAAGAATACCACTTTGGTGAAAATTATAAAGCGTGTGAATAGATTTGAACGTAGTATCGAAGGATTCTGGCCTCTCTGTGACACCCAATCTCTTGAAGACTTTTGACCTTCCCACTGACAAGTACAAACATGTCAAATTTCAATATCATCAGCTGTCAGATGTTTAATTTGAGTATGCAGTTTGAGGGAAGACAGGAATATTGTGAAAGACTAAAATGAAATAGAGCTCAAAACTGCCTTACACGTCCACCCATCCTCCCtcactaaagtactgtcggaaataggagaaaaaaacagttttttttcacgtttatctctacaatttatgCAGTTATATGCGAAAGTGTGAAATGTCTGTGAAAATACGTTCTGCCTAACTACCAGTTCCAGTGGTAGAGATGGGAAACGTTAGAAAGGGAGAGATTACTGAATGAGCAATGCGGATTTGTTCTAAGTCCAAAGCGactatttggaacagaccatggatttctgcaaattagtgtgcgatgatattgtattacaaagagcactttttaaatgtccatttaaaGCATAGTTGccgtaaaaaataataactttcatgtcgaaactattaaggatgtacCTGCCACTGAAGTGTCAATATAACCATAAAATGAAACCGACAGCAGGGGTCGTCTGAAAATTCAACCAGGACGGATGAAGCAGAAGATAGTTGGacaggggcggatacagctttttgagaaaggttgGGTGCACATTATTGAGAAAAGGAGGGTGTACATTTAGTTTCACCCGACTTTCATTGGCCATCTACTCTTTTACATATCGTAACAAAAACTTCACGAAGTAAAGACACGCAATATGCTAATCTCATATGCTAAttagacatattcaacacaaatgaaaaaatacaaaatatctttgagaggAAACCTTGCGCCAGCTGGCAGCtcgtgcatttcatgccaggtgagtcgaGTTTTCGTCGTCATGCCTGCCAGActgccatctatagtctgatctgttgttttcagcagGTAGTCATATTTTCTTTCTCTGTTTTGCCCGATTTACGAGTAAACATtattttctggatatcctcttacGTATCCGACTGAATGCCCAGTTGCCCGAACTGAATTATTTCGACATATCTTATGTGCAGTTGTGGAAATTTGAgagatacagagtaacagcctaatAGAGTTGTTGTTTTCTATTCCCGGCAGTACTTTAACACATAAATGCATATATTCAGCAGTCCTCCTTACAACACATTCATTTTCTGAAAGAAGACTGTGTGAGGTAGCCCCAAAATTGTTCTGCACTGTTTCAGtgagaagaagaaaagaaaaacatggCAATAATCCAGAAGATATATTTAGGTCTTCCGTTTCTTAGCACAAatgatgttgaaaatgacagattACATGATCTGTTCATATAAACAGTCAGAGGATTTTCAATATTCCTGCCGTTAACAGTAACTACAGTCCGTTCAAACGGACTATATGACTCTCATTTCTCTAAAACATATCGTGTGTTATCATGTGTAGGAACATGCCTGCAAAAATCCAGCCTCGCTTGACCAGTGCTTTCTGAGATGACTTTTGAAGTAAGTTTGACTTTACCCCacaatcagcaacattccaaagATACGCGACGGTCTGAATGTATTCgggtctggaccatacaatccagtgatgaacagcaagGTCATCGACCTACGTTATTGGGATACcatgatatttgtcaaccaagtcagtcagtctgaccacgcgatcctgttagttgtcccttacgacaagcacgggttacttaTGATAAAATGCTACCCGGACCCCCATGGGtgtagacaagcatgggttacttaagaTAAAATgctacccggaccttcatgggtgtaGACAAAAATGGATTAATATCAATACtaccaggaccttcatgggtttagacatgcatgggttactgaatatcacTGCTACCCGGACCTGCATGGGTGTAGACAACCATGGATTAATATCAACACTACCAGGACCTTCAAGGGTTTAGACAAGTGTAGGCtactgatgatcaattctaCGAGGACCTGCATGGGTTTAGACAAGAATGGGTTCATGAAGATCAAATCGGGGGTCTGGCTTTTAGATGCATGGATGACAGCAGACAACATGTCACCACAAGAGATCCCGAAACTGTCAGTCTAATGAGTTGGTGTCTGTCTCTGCACTGACATGATCATATTTCTCtccagaaaaaaataaacaggTAACTCGTGTGAAATCAGACAACcatgtattgttttttttttctgtctttACAGTTTTCATCAGAAAAGTTCATTCGCATCCAGGACTAATAAGGTGAACAACCGATGCCACTACTAGAAATGAACAGAATGGATAAAACAATGCCTCGACTTATTATTGTTAACAAACACAATCAAAGCACTAACAATGGCAATCTACAATCAAATGTTAAGTGGTTCGCAAATGTGCTAAAAATCTCTAACTGCAAATGAATTAGTCAGATCATGGGATACATCAACGTTTGTTGAAATAACTcaacataacaaaataaatatgatCAAGCACATAAATATCAATTGGGACAACCTTCTCATGCGGAATACGAGTGATAACGACCCTTCTCAAAGGACTTAACACAAGAGTAGGGACAATCTTTGTATGTGGTATATGAATCATAACACCCCCTTATCTACAGACTTAACACAAAAAGATAGGACAACCTTTGCATGAGGTATACCAGTAATGACATTTTCCCCATCAAGGACTACACATTTCCACCCAGTAAGAAGGAACCATTGTTTTCACCCCTGCTGAGAATGTGCATAGCTGCTTTAGTTCAAGTTCCAAGTTAAAAGAGCACATTGCTTGAAATAGTTCAACCCTAACTACTGTATGTATCCCCTGAGAAAAACAACGTGGCCCTGACAGTGAGGGAGAGGAAAGGTCTCAGTTGCATCTGATCTCTATACTGAAGAAACATGTCTGGGTAAAAAGCACTGTGGTAGCCAACACCTGTATCTTGACACTTGTGAAATGATACATAAAATAAGCTTTTctctttttatttttaaaaataaatgatacatTTCACTGGCAGGCCTATGGAACACAGTGGTACTATCAACCAGACATGCTTTGTTCTCTTGGCAATACTTAACCTGTGTACATAATGTCTCTCTTGAATATTCACAGTTGTCAACCGTGGTGACCTACAGCAATCAAATCAACCTGGGGTATACACTTTGAGTAAGCTCTGAATCAGTGTGAGAACGGTCAAATGATGGTGTGGCCACTGCATCCCACCTGTTGCCTCGCAGTCAGACTGGAGATTGATTTGTTGATTAAAAGTAGTGACTTCAGCACACAATACAACTGCAGATGAGCCAAATGTGGACCAATAAGAACATTCTGTAGAAAGAGGTCGGATTTTCACAAGGGTCTGGAGGGGTAGTTATAGCATATATCACCATAGACAGAAGTCAAATACAGATACGTCTGTCCATCCAGGATTCTGCCCTTGCTATAACAAATCATTCATGGCCAAACTCTACCCCATACCATCAGGGGCTATCTAGGGACTGGGACTCTGATGTCAAACTGCAGCTAAAGTCACTGAACAAAGATCAGAACAAAATGATGTCCTATTGAGGAACATCATTACTTACACTATGGATTTGTTGTTCAAGTGTCTTATAATTAGCAGATCAATAAATGCGATCTCTGTTTAAATGACATTAATGGATTGAATACAGTCTAATGTGAAAATACCTGAACTTAGAgcataaaatacaaaattcatGTTGAACAAAGTAATGATACATCAACAGCAGGTGCTTGGCTGGGGAACTCAGATTGATGCTAGATAAACTCCACCTGTCAGGCAGTAGCAACATGACTAagtgagtgacttgggttttacgccgcttttagcaatatgtcagcGATGTCACgatggaggacaccagaaatggacttcacacattaaaccCATGAGGACAATCGAACCaaagtcttcagcgtgacaagtgaCTGCTTTAACCCCTAGTCCACTCCATTGCCCGGTAGCAAAATGACATGGTGACATTAGGCTGACCAAGTGAAGGTAAATCACCTACAGCTG comes from Haliotis asinina isolate JCU_RB_2024 chromosome 13, JCU_Hal_asi_v2, whole genome shotgun sequence and encodes:
- the LOC137260358 gene encoding putative per-hexamer repeat protein 5; this translates as MTRESRTPTETGCWEGITRESRTPTETGCWEGITRESRTPTETGCWEGITRQSRTPTETGRWDGITRESRTPTETGRWEGITRESRTPTETGRWEGITRESRTPTETGCWEGITRESRTPTETGRWEGITRESRTPTETGCWEGITRESRTPTETGCWEGITRESRTPTETGRWGGITRESRTPTETGCWEGVTRESRTPTETGRWEGITRESRTPTETGRWDGITRESRTPTETGRWEGITRESRTPTETGCWEGITRESRTPTETGCWEGITRQSRTPTETGCWESVTRESRTPTETGRWEGITRESRTPTETGCCEGITRESRTPTETGRLEGITREHKTCKLCDSPGIADELHYLLRCSYFINI